A window of Phragmites australis chromosome 15, lpPhrAust1.1, whole genome shotgun sequence genomic DNA:
AGAGTCCGTGGCACGCATTTAGGGGGCCATGATCCGGTCCTTGCTTCTGTTAATAGcaagagaaaaggaagaaaaggctGTTCTGTTTTACGCAGCGCAAAATCCCCTGTGTTCGCGTGAGTTCGTGTGTGAACCAGCTCGGCATTGCTGACATCAACAATTACCGGATAGCTATCTAATTTCTTATTAGGAGGCTTTATGTTAACAACCCTCTCAATATGGATTCATCCAAGTGAAAGTATAGCCCGTCAATGATTTGGCAAAGCAGGGATTGTGCTATATTTGCCAATATCCTATACCATGCCGGTGGCCGCCTTCATCTTGGTTGTCATGTTCAGGTCAGAGAACTTAAGAAGCAAAAACCACagattattttcttctctaatattTGGCTTCAGTAACAAGTATGCCACTGCTCTGAATGTTCTTCCATTGCCCGATCTACAGGATGGAGACCCTGAACCTGAGGATCGTCCACGGCATGGGCCTCGGGGATACTCCTCTGCGTCGGAGGCGTCATCGTGCTGGCGCTGCCTTGAACATGCAGGCTCGGAGGGAGTAAGCTCGGGCCCGGAGTCCACGCCCACTCCCTCCGACTCCGGGTCCGGctcgggctcgggctcgggctcGGAGGGAGCGGGTGTGGGTGCGAGGCTCGGGCTTGCGTGTGAGCATGATTAGATGCACGTACGTGTGCCGGCTGATGATTGGATTTGCGGTGTTTATTTGGGTTTTTTACTGTACAATGGGGTGGCACACCGTACACGTATGTGTGAAATTTTGAACTGATTACGTTATGCTTACTCGTGTTGAACTTGAACCTGGTTCGGTGTAGTTGATTTGGTTCGATGGCTCATGGCTCCGTCAGCCATGAAGGCAAGTGCCGGGAATGGGCCGGACAGAGCAGCCACACTGCAGGGGCTAAGCCAGGCCGGAAACACACTCGCATCGGCCCCGGGCGGCCGAGATATGTTGGATCGGCAGCGCTGTCGTTCATTTGGAATTTCGATGCCACGCGTTCTCTTGTGCCCTTCGCTATATATTCGGTCTTCTAGATTGAAAGCTACGGAACCTGAACTCTCAATTTAGAAAGGGCAGAGACGATGTAATCGTCCAAACGCTAACGTTACATCCACAGCTTAGTAAACCGCAGAAACAACGCTGGACGTCTCGATCCGCATGCGAATTTGTTGGTTTCCCTGTGGACTGTTTCCACCGTACCCCCGCGCGGCTATGCCGACCATCCAAATCGCCAATGTTGTAACGAAATCAGACGACCTCAGCGCTCGACTTCTCCTTCAAACAAGGAGCGACAGGGAGCGAGTAAACAGATATTCATAACACTAATCTCCATGCCATTCTTTTACTAACCTCCTGAGCTGAGAGACgacttgatctccaaacaagaatcCAAAGAACAACCAGTGAGCAACGCAATCACGTACGTACCGGGCTCGAAACAAACAAAATCATCTGAAATTCTGATGGAGCTTCCCCTCTTACATATGGCCGCTCTCTGCTCCTCCACCTCTAGTGCCATTGACCTGCGAAGCCAAGAACACGTCGGTTGGCGTGACCGAGATGAGGAGGAAGCCCGTCTTGATCTGCTGCGGCGTGCtagtcgccgtcgtcgtcgtcctcgccgCCGTCTTCGTGGCGCTCTACTTCACCGTGTTCCGGCCGCGGGCGCCGCATGTGGTGGCGACGGTGGTGGGCACGGAGACCTTGGCGTTCAACGTCGTCCCCCCCGTGCTCAACCTCACCATGCACGTGGAGGTCACCGTGGACAACCCGAACTACGCGTCGTTCCGGTATGGCGACGTGGTGACGGTGGTGCGGTACCACGGCGCCGCCGTGGGGCAGTCGGTGGTGCTCGTAGGGGAGATCGGCGCGCGCGCGACGCAGACGATCACGGCCACGGTGGAGGTGGACACGCTGAAGGTGATCTTCACGCCCTACTTCCCCTTGGAAGGCATCGTCGGGGTGCTACCGTTCGAGACGGCAACGGCCGTGGCCGGCAAGGCTGTGGTGCTGGGCACGTTCAAGGTCAGCGCGAGATCGGAGGTGGTGTGCGAGGTCACCGTGTACCCGCTCAGGAACAACGCCACCACGCAATGCACCTCCACGGTCCATATAGGCCGGTAGTTAGCCAGTGGTTCTGCTCGTCCGTCTGAGCAGATATTGTGTTGTGTGGACATCAGAATGTGCTGCGAACGTTTTTTTAGGGATAGCAAATAATACAGTCCATGTGCGTGGTTCTTTCCTTTgttacttttgtttttttaattggtagatagatagatttgtATAATGACTGGATCACCGTTTATAGATGTCGTTTCGAAAATATTAATTGAGAAGTAGTGGAGAGTGGTTTTTGGTTTATTTAACGGAAAGTCTATAATTCAATCGAGTGTTTCGAGGCCCCTCCACACTCTATTTCGTGGCCACCAGATTTGTCCGAACTTTTCTTGTCCGACTCCGGTGAGGTTAGGGTTCGGTATTGACGGTTAGGGTTTGAGGTTGTGGGCTAACTGAGGTCCCACGGACTTAGGGGAGCCCGTGTTGTGTTAGATCTGACTAAATTACACCCGGTTTAATCGATAATTAAGTCAATTAGAATAAAAGTAATTCCGGCAGTTCTGATATATACTCAACAAAGCTCAAGATCACAGTATATAccgtttacaacatagtttcatcataAGATATAAACAGAGTGTGaaagttttaattttaattACAGACCTTGTTCTAAGTTCTAGTTTCTACTGAGATCAGATGTTTCATAACGCAGTggaaagatattaataaaaaaagacCAGCGGCAccattgcccataaggcacCACCAGGACTAACTCATACATTCGATCTCTACTTCTGGCCATCTCCAGCACCCGCGGGATAAAAGCAAATATAAACCAATTCATCATTACCTGCATTAACTTAAGGGCAACActctgagtacgaaggtacttgcaagacttacacaatatgagtatatatattttcgactccaaggataatacTTTGAGTTGAATAGTAATGAATAGCCATAAAGTGAAGTTGACTTAGCAAAAAGTACTTTAACCAATATAATGACATGAACCGCTAGTATAAACTGACAATAAATATAATCTTCAATAAAGTAAACTTACTCAACTTAATTAGTACCCGCACATACTTATCCTAGAAGCCCACATACTTTCTATTTCCCATACTGAACGAAACTCTACGATATTGCCcaatggacataagcatgctcataaccgagatcGCGGccattcgaattgttcttacaccctgcaggggagtacatctttatccacatGACTCGGGTTCATCCTCTTAGCCCCCGAGACAacatttctcatacccggaactacccacttgcattTGCcactatggcaccggggttaccacgagcgtgtCTTGGACACCTCCAGTTCCTCACCACCTTGCATCTCCTCGTACTTTTTCTACGTGTCATAGGGACACAAGGCAAGCATTAGCACAACATACGATAATCAGCttatcttactattagatcgacatgtggaaGTATGGAAAGTGCTTAAACCAAATAACATCacagacggtgcttaaacgattcAAGAGGTCTATCACGCCCAGGTCTTCTCTCCCGAACTGCACCTAGCACCCGCTCACAACTCATCTCAATTTTTTCAACTCATCAACCAAACATATCATTTATTTGTAACTGTAGTTGAAATTCCTGCAGCTAGCGAACGACGGTGACATCCATCGCTCTACTTTTATCGATGACCtatgcaaggctaagcaattatcGTATCGCTTTTAAGTTGGaacatattataaaaatacccaggttacaaggatcagGATTAACAACTTCATCAAGGTAGGTATGATGCAACAAATAGGTT
This region includes:
- the LOC133892108 gene encoding uncharacterized protein LOC133892108 encodes the protein MAVAPARWLLRSRVHHCIDRSVSGHLACRLLSDIGGDDPKAPVLKVDNKGAISLCQNPMFHNRSKHIDTQYHNIRECIEGGKISIEFASSEEQLADVLTKLLGYVKFLELCPKIAVVEIDFPSYIWPLSAPPPLVPLTCEAKNTSVGVTEMRRKPVLICCGVLVAVVVVLAAVFVALYFTVFRPRAPHVVATVVGTETLAFNVVPPVLNLTMHVEVTVDNPNYASFRYGDVVTVVRYHGAAVGQSVVLVGEIGARATQTITATVEVDTLKVIFTPYFPLEGIVGVLPFETATAVAGKAVVLGTFKVSARSEVVCEVTVYPLRNNATTQCTSTVHIGR